The genomic window GAGTGGAAAAAGCCAAActgtgaaaatgattaaatgtcGCACACACTGGATAACAAAAAGTAGTCTGGAAAATGACTTTgcaatacaacaaaacaataatggaAACAGTGACAGTCAGtctcctcagtgttttttttttaagtcttaatTATAAATGGTTGTttttgaggagaaaaaaaatcattgtcacACTCTCTGGAGGGTTCACATTCTCAGGGTAACATTTACCTATTGTCTCTCTCCCAGTCTGAGTAGCTCGATACAAACTCTTTATAGGTTAGTAATTATTTGTACAGCCACAAGGATGTGGCGTTGATAATATAGttctttgtactgtttgtactTTGTCTACGCAATAGCTTTATTTAAGGTGATTTAAGTACACTGTCATATGGAATCTTTTATAGAACActgtaatatgtatatttgcCATACCATCTGAGTTTTATGGATCAGTTTATATACGGGTAGGATATACAGTGTGGTAGCTatcatatttatgtttttggaaTGGGACGCAGAGACCCACAAGTTACTCAGATATACCAAAACTGtgtgtttaaagaaaaaaacaaaaagacaataagctgttttattcaacatttatttatgactCTTTTAGGTTTAGCCTTTATATGCTTttctttatgcttttttttttttttggccattggAAGAATCTGTGTATTTGTAAAATTTTTGTATAAACTCCAAATTATGTTCAAACATAGTATTATCTGTAAGAGGTGTACTTACATGCATTCTGTGAGCGGGAGCAGATATCCCTCAAGACACGATACATTTTAAAACCTAAACCTGTGTTATGGGATGTCAATGAAATACTAGTGaaatttatttcttttgaaatctggattattattttttttttttttaaagataaagagGCCTAGATAATTGGATCATgtgtttttctcaatgaatttCCTCACTTTTGACTTGAAAATGATAATCGTATCTTTTAATTGCACTATGAAAGGAGGATTTATATTTCCCGTTACCTCACCGTATCAGGCTGAAGCCTATGACAATCTCGACCGGTGTCCTCCTGTGGCTCAACATTTTCCTTATGCAGCCATGATCCCTCAGTATTCACAGTGAGGGGGACTGtggctcgtgtgtgtgtgtatgtgtgtcagtcaAGGACCATTGGACAGATGTACCGAAattgtgtttccctgtttccgGAGTAAACACTTGAGTGTCTGTAACtcactgtaaatatatatactttttcaATTTAGATAAAAGAtttataattgtgtgtgtatatacatagtCCAGCTAGAGGTACTGTAAAATATTACCTGAGAATTTTTCACCAAGTGCCTAGGATTTTTTCTTATGCAACAAATCTACATGAGTATGATAGCATTATGTGTTGGATGGAGAATAAATGAAACAGTTGTCAGTTCCTGGTGGCATTTTGTGATGACTGAAGATGTGAGTTgtacaacacaaaaaaagagttttattaaaacaaaatatacaacattGCATCGTTTGGCTCTTCAAAGTATTGTCAtcataaacaaattatttatcTACCTGCAACACTGTCTCATACCTCGCTTTAATTTGAATACACTGACtgagcatttaaaaaaacatcttaataaAAGCAGGAGTTCAAAGTCTTTTGAGTCAGTGCTGCTTTAGCTCTGCATTGCCAGCACTGCAGACTAGTCCAGTATACAATCCCGCTGACAGGACCTCAGATTAACAAAGATTAGAGGGGAAAGTGTCAGATAATGAGTTCTGTGAACACAGCGGGATGGGATGCATGAGTCCAGACATTCAGCTGTTCGCTGTAGTCTATCAGTGAGGCTCATCTAGGGCTTCACAGGGTAGCACAGCTTGGCGGCGTCCTTGGTGTTACTCTGGCTGTCAATCAGCACCAGAGGGTTCCTCTGGTGGTTCTCGATGATGTGGGAGACACTGCTGAAATACTAGAAAAAAGGGATAATCAGTTAGTCTGGCCAAGCATAAAGTGTTTACTCAAATTACTCTGAAACTGACATTTCTTTATCTCGGAAAATTGCtccaaatgttttaaatgatcttTAACATTGAATTTTGGGGTGTGATACTGTGATACCAGTCAAGTGCAATGCCTAAAATGGTTAAGAtgatttttattacatttttatgagtGACTGAAGCCGTCATTTCCAAGTTttgaatgtaattaaaatgaacCAAATTGTTCATTTAcaagccttttttaaaaaagttcatTCAGATTTGGTCATATTTTCAGTCATTGTTTCTTTACATTTAGTGTTTCAcctgtgttcagtgtttgtgtgacacAAACCAGCAGAATGTAACACTAAGTACTGTAATCCACTCCCAAACAAGATGAGGTATTACCAAAATTTTAGAATGAAAGTGTTCTTACTACAGTGTGATCTCCACACTCCAAACTAAAGCAGCGACAAACAGCGAGATCTAAGTAACAGTCCCAACCCGGATAAGATACATATCGGCCTTTCAATAAAAAATTATATTGTCTTGGTCAGTATTTCCCAGCACTGGTATCATGAGTATAGGATTTACAATAGTCAACAATTAATCATTCACAGCAATCAAAGCTGCAGCAAATCTAGTAAAATTTACATCAGTGTGAGTTTTCAAATGTAGTGTTTTAGTGTTTAGTGTCCTTATTTCAGAGGCTTTTCTCATTGCAAATtattaaatccttttttttttttaaaaaaaatgagctGTAATTTATTTACTGGATTTGAAATTCACCATGTCATTCAATAATGACAAACAGCTGGATTTACACGCCTGCCCACACAGCTATAAACATGGATGTTTTTACAATCCTTATTCATTGAAGGAATGTAGGCCACAATCCGGCAGTGACAGTTTGTCTGAACAAAATGAAGAGTCATCCACTAtacctcctctcctttcttctctctccccaGCGCGTACTGCTGAGTTGTCTGTATAAAGCGGATTGGGATGTTGTACACTCTGCCCTTATAAAACACCACTAATGTATAGGGCTGGTGTACATCCTGACCGGAGCTCTTCCTCACCAAAAACGCCCCGTCCTGAAACAGAAAACACCCACAGTCAAGCCCTGCAGGGGAGTTATATGGGTGTGTTGGTAAAAATCTGCAAAGTGCTAATTTGGATAGATACGTAATAACAGTGCTGACGTAAATAATGACATTCTCACTTTATTCGAGCGAACCAAGACATCGTCAGCAGTCTTGCGGTCACATGCACTGGCATACCATGGTTTCTTATAGACATCTGCGTCCTGAAATAAAGTAAATGGAGAACAGAATAATTATAGTAGAGTACTGTATATTTCTGGattcatttactgatttttACAGCATAATGAAGTAAGAGGATAACCTTATCTTGGTCTGTTGACCCATTTTCATTAGAAACACTTCCTCTGTCAGTTTGTCCTGGGgcaacagagacacaaacattGTAATTATGGTGTTTTGCAATAATGTAGCTTTTAGTgtaagacattttaaataaatataacatgttttgtgataaaaatggtaataatttgtttctctttgtttactCCTCTGCATATGGTTGTTAACCTGCTGTGATGCACAAGCGAGAGTCACACTGTACTTACTGGGGGAGGTAAAATGTGGAAGGGGGATCCTGCAGGAAAGGCCACAAACAGAGCAGACCACAGTAAATACACAGTACAAAGCTGTGTGTAAACCAGCAGTTTACCTCATTCAAGGAGCATTAAAAATGCATCGGCACAGTATGAACATAACGCAGAGTGTTGCATTTCTTACTTTGGTCGTTTCAAGTCCAGCGTGAATGCTCTTGGAGGAGGTTTCTGCTCAGTTTGAATCAAAGGCAGCGTTCGGCCTGCGGAAATCCACACATGCTGTTATTAGCCTATGTTTGCTATTTAGTGTTAAATAGAATTTGAGGACAAATTCCACAAATGGATTCTGTAAATAGggttttcagttgtttcaagGCTTATACATCTGTCGCAAACAATCTGCTTTATCTTTTCATCTACATCTCCTTTGTATAAATTTAATGAGGGAAATCTGTACTGCCTCATGTACATATCTATGTAATTACACTATAATGGGACGCTACAGGTCACTTAAAGTCTGTAACAGACTTTAACAATGAGAATCTGTTTACAACACAGTTCAATCAGTAAATGATGTCAATGTGCACTGATAAATTTCAATTCAGGTTAAACTGTGGTGAAGTAAAAACAATAAGTGGCTATTTTAAATACTAGCTCAGTCTGGTGTTACTGGCAATACGTACATCAGAGCGGATAGAAACACTTACTTTCAAATTCTCTGGGTTTTAAGTCTGGCCTCTGCAATAAGAGTCATGTTGAATGATTTTCAGCATCATAAACAAATAAGCACATAATGTTGTCAGAAATCAGCTGATCATGTAAAGAAACAAGTCTGATAATGcaaagtaaaaacagtaaagcGATGATGATTTAATGCGTCATGAATTAGTATTCAGAAATTGAGCACTTATGTTCCTACCGGCCTTAAAGGTGGTTTTGGTGACCtcctgaagagaaaaaaaaacagtcattgTCTTCTTAAATCTTAAACAGGTGACTGTATATATAATTGGAAGAGTTAGAGAAGTGATACTTACTCTCTAGGCAAAGGTTTAGGTAGAGGTCGAGGAGGTCCCTCTGCAGATTTATCACTGGAACCTAGAGGGGCGTACAATGCAACGATAAGTGATCTACCAGTTTATGTTTTTCTCATTCCACTGGCCGTCCTCTAGATGGCGCACCATGCTGAAATGATTCATGGTAAAGCTCTTTTCTGAATAcaaatcaaaagtaaaacagcaacagtaacTGATTGAATTAATACCCACTATCATCTGGATCACACACTTCATATTCATCACCATCTGTAGGCTCCTGGACCTGCATAATCACAAAACCAATAAGTTAGTGTTTTCCTAAATATGGAGTGTATGTCAAATCAAATCCTGTTCATTTGTCATCACTTACAACAGTGGGAGATCTCCTattcattctgaaaaaaaagcaaaacttaaAATCTCAAAATCTTATTTGGACTTTCATTTTAAGTAGAGTCAGTTGCACTTGAAATAAAATTCCCTTtgcaaataaatataatatctcTTAAACCACTAAATTTAATGTCAGTGTCAGCAGTCCTACCTGGGGCTGGGTTTTGGTGGTAAAGAAGGTGATTGTTGTGTGGGGATTGGACACAGTCTGTAGGGTAAAAGCAAGGATCAGGCTCAGATTGTAGTGAACATTAGTTCTATTTTAATATATGAGAACCTAACCGACTGTAAGAAAGTCTCAAACTGACCTGCTTGCTGGAAGAGGCAATGATTTCCCCTGTAAAGATGCCATAAAGCCATAAATAAGCTTAAAATTCTTTATGACTGCTGTTATGTAGTTATATAGTTATAGTTATAAAATAGCTTACCTCATTGTCAGGAACTTCATAAAAATCTGAAGAATCACCAAAACCACAATTAGACATATAGTAGAACCACAAAAGCCGCTTTTTGGTGCTGAATTTGCATTGTAATGCATTGtctgattacacacacacacacacacacacacacacacagtcgtgaTTCCATCACTTCAAGGGACATTACATtgacattcatttcctggagacttatcctaaccttaaccttaaccaccacatgcccaaccccaaccctaaccctaactttaacaTAACCCCAaactaactttaactttaaaccaagcgttcaccctaaaattactgattttacattaaggggacttgctttttgtccccataagggaggcaaGTCCCCataacatgactgtgtaaacaaaTTTATGTCTCCACAacgtgaggaatacctggaccacacacacacacacacacacacacacacacacatctcctcaGGATGCAACAGTACCTTAAGCATATTTTTTGTTTGGACTGCTTTTGACTAACTCTCATTGTGTATTTACAAAGATGTCCCATGCATTGGCCTATATGCTGCTTATTCAATACTATAGACAACCTCCTTTTTCTGGTTAGGTTAACTGTTTGATCTGTGacatattgtaaaatatatcaTAACTGCCCAGTGATGATTATGTATTTTCAACTTTTCAGGAACTTTTCAGACTTAGTGATGTTGCATTTTTCGCCATGCTAGCAGTGTGGCTCTAGTGGTGTCAGTCGGTTGATCGAGTCATcgctttggtccagactgaaatatctaaacaattgtcagcatgacattttgtacaagCAGTCATGGTTCCCACAGGATGAATCACAATGACTTTAATGATTTGCTGACTTTTACTCCAGCACTACTGTGACGTTgacattttgtagtttttagtaaAATGTTTCGACATGTATGGAATGGATTCCCATGAAAGCTGCTACAGTCATCAtgtcaaaatttgaatttgtccaatactttggtttatgaccaaataaattcagaacaaatgacattcccatcagcctcagctgtactttgtgtttagtgctaattagcaaatgttagcatactgagGTAAGATAGAGTAATATGGTAATAATAtggtatatacagtaccagtcaaaagtttgtacacactttcccattcatttgaatgagaaagtgcgtccaaacttttgactggtactgtgtaACATGGTAATATGGTAAGCATTACTTGCTcaacagcatgttagcattgtcactgtgagcatgtaaGCATACTGACATTAGTATTTAACTAAAAGCACCACTATGCCTATAAGTACAGCCTTGCAGAGATTACAGCATATAGACTCTTTGGATTGTTAACACTTTTATATgggaataaaaaatata from Thunnus maccoyii chromosome 14, fThuMac1.1, whole genome shotgun sequence includes these protein-coding regions:
- the blnk gene encoding B-cell linker protein isoform X2, whose product is MIKCVSARPRFISLKENLSESDLSKFSLIHQPQIQKIVQDIKKNDGSLLNKLRRLKSKPLPKVPARDYRDEDREGDEQLSDPDYDNDMYEDLSRDQDDSYEPPPSHRVFNTASSASLPRGEYLDSCRNRPDRPPRKPLRPGKASRQLPPEPTHVGSDEEDYISPDGSNDDDNYIEPSENPPSNPMMHGGHRAGRDRPMLPTPLPERPPSPDFYEVPDNEGKSLPLPASRLCPIPTQQSPSLPPKPSPRMNRRSPTVVQEPTDGDEYEVCDPDDSSSDKSAEGPPRPLPKPLPRERSPKPPLRPRPDLKPREFESRTLPLIQTEQKPPPRAFTLDLKRPKIPLPHFTSPRQTDRGSVSNENGSTDQDKDADVYKKPWYASACDRKTADDVLVRSNKDGAFLVRKSSGQDVHQPYTLVVFYKGRVYNIPIRFIQTTQQYALGREKKGEEYFSSVSHIIENHQRNPLVLIDSQSNTKDAAKLCYPVKP
- the blnk gene encoding B-cell linker protein isoform X1, whose protein sequence is MNLPSKEECEGWDQAQVAFFMCKNKMQECAVTINRLKMTGQKFLNLSESDLSKFSLIHQPQIQKIVQDIKKNDGSLLNKLRRLKSKPLPKVPARDYRDEDREGDEQLSDPDYDNDMYEDLSRDQDDSYEPPPSHRVFNTASSASLPRGEYLDSCRNRPDRPPRKPLRPGKASRQLPPEPTHVGSDEEDYISPDGSNDDDNYIEPSENPPSNPMMHGGHRAGRDRPMLPTPLPERPPSPDFYEVPDNEGKSLPLPASRLCPIPTQQSPSLPPKPSPRMNRRSPTVVQEPTDGDEYEVCDPDDSSSDKSAEGPPRPLPKPLPRERSPKPPLRPRPDLKPREFESRTLPLIQTEQKPPPRAFTLDLKRPKIPLPHFTSPRQTDRGSVSNENGSTDQDKDADVYKKPWYASACDRKTADDVLVRSNKDGAFLVRKSSGQDVHQPYTLVVFYKGRVYNIPIRFIQTTQQYALGREKKGEEYFSSVSHIIENHQRNPLVLIDSQSNTKDAAKLCYPVKP
- the blnk gene encoding B-cell linker protein isoform X3, with amino-acid sequence MLALNMNMDTLGKLAAPATAKIRQIQKIVQDIKKNDGSLLNKLRRLKSKPLPKVPARDYRDEDREGDEQLSDPDYDNDMYEDLSRDQDDSYEPPPSHRVFNTASSASLPRGEYLDSCRNRPDRPPRKPLRPGKASRQLPPEPTHVGSDEEDYISPDGSNDDDNYIEPSENPPSNPMMHGGHRAGRDRPMLPTPLPERPPSPDFYEVPDNEGKSLPLPASRLCPIPTQQSPSLPPKPSPRMNRRSPTVVQEPTDGDEYEVCDPDDSSSDKSAEGPPRPLPKPLPRERSPKPPLRPRPDLKPREFESRTLPLIQTEQKPPPRAFTLDLKRPKIPLPHFTSPRQTDRGSVSNENGSTDQDKDADVYKKPWYASACDRKTADDVLVRSNKDGAFLVRKSSGQDVHQPYTLVVFYKGRVYNIPIRFIQTTQQYALGREKKGEEYFSSVSHIIENHQRNPLVLIDSQSNTKDAAKLCYPVKP